A single region of the Streptomyces diastaticus subsp. diastaticus genome encodes:
- the groES gene encoding co-chaperone GroES — protein MTTASSKVAIKPLEDRIVVQPLDAEQTTASGLVIPDTAKEKPQEGVVLAVGPGRFENGERLPLDVKTGDVVLYSKYGGTEVKYNGEEYLVLSARDVLAIIEK, from the coding sequence GTGACGACCGCCAGCTCCAAGGTTGCCATCAAGCCGCTCGAGGACCGCATCGTGGTCCAGCCGCTCGACGCCGAGCAGACCACGGCTTCGGGCCTGGTCATTCCGGACACCGCGAAGGAGAAGCCCCAGGAGGGCGTCGTCCTCGCTGTGGGCCCGGGCCGCTTCGAGAACGGCGAGCGCCTGCCGCTCGACGTCAAGACCGGCGACGTCGTGCTGTACAGCAAGTACGGCGGCACCGAGGTCAAGTACAACGGCGAGGAGTACCTCGTCCTCTCGGCCCGCGACGTTCTCGCCATCATCGAGAAGTAG
- a CDS encoding polysaccharide deacetylase family protein translates to MGQVRQNEQSGGRGPRPGGLLRRTRTARLVAAGLAAAALLSGCALGQEGDPGGAGGPGAAGQQGPAPETKAQRLAKKRAAIAAATRKWGLAQIPLTAPAPPDAKPALSTRDGFEVEGQEDLPHVFTTVPVKERVVFLTIDDGAEKDPEFLRMMKELDIPYSAFLSDYLVSEDYGYFRAMQKQGTTLNNHTIDHPYLPGLSYEEQRHQICGMQDVIEKQYGKRPRLFRPPYGNYNQDTLKAAKSCGIEAVPLWNAEAFTDRVDYREWDRDLHPGDIVLTHFRGTGEWDGSMVDMVRQAMKVITSKGYAVARLEDYV, encoded by the coding sequence ATGGGACAAGTACGACAAAATGAACAATCCGGTGGGCGAGGGCCCCGCCCCGGAGGTCTCCTGCGCCGCACCCGCACCGCCCGGCTCGTCGCCGCCGGACTCGCCGCCGCCGCGCTCCTCTCCGGCTGCGCCCTCGGCCAGGAAGGCGACCCGGGCGGGGCGGGCGGCCCCGGCGCGGCCGGGCAGCAGGGCCCCGCCCCCGAGACCAAGGCCCAGCGGCTCGCCAAGAAGCGGGCCGCCATCGCCGCCGCCACCCGCAAATGGGGCCTCGCGCAGATCCCGCTGACCGCGCCCGCCCCGCCCGACGCCAAACCCGCCCTCAGCACGCGCGACGGCTTCGAGGTCGAGGGGCAGGAGGACCTGCCGCACGTCTTCACCACCGTCCCCGTCAAGGAGCGGGTGGTCTTCCTGACCATCGACGACGGCGCCGAGAAGGACCCCGAGTTCCTGCGGATGATGAAGGAACTCGACATCCCCTACTCGGCGTTCCTCAGCGACTACCTGGTCAGCGAGGACTACGGCTACTTCCGCGCCATGCAGAAGCAGGGCACCACCCTCAACAACCACACCATCGACCACCCCTACCTGCCCGGTCTCTCCTACGAGGAGCAGCGCCACCAGATCTGCGGCATGCAGGACGTCATCGAGAAGCAGTACGGCAAGCGGCCCCGCCTCTTCCGCCCCCCGTACGGCAACTACAACCAGGACACTCTCAAGGCGGCCAAGTCCTGCGGCATCGAAGCCGTCCCCCTGTGGAACGCCGAGGCGTTCACCGACCGCGTCGACTACCGCGAATGGGACCGGGATCTGCATCCCGGGGACATCGTGCTCACCCACTTCCGGGGGACCGGGGAGTGGGACGGGAGCATGGTGGACATGGTGCGCCAGGCGATGAAGGTGATCACCTCCAAGGGGTACGCCGTGGCCCGGCTGGAGGACTACGTCTGA